One Edaphobacter flagellatus genomic region harbors:
- a CDS encoding ABC transporter permease, with amino-acid sequence MSLLRRISNLWLRSCVDREIDEELRSHIEMRTEDNIASGMLPEQARRDAVLRFGNPVATKESVVGADAALMLEGMWRDLRYALRQLWKNPGFSLTAIVVLVLGIAASVAIFAFVDAVLIKPLPYQNPKQIVGLFESTPLGQRFHLSYLDYLDWKRQNHVFSAMEAYDIQAISLRTPAGTEFAFGATVTAGFFRALGVTPALGRDFRAGEDVANGPRVVMLSYGTWQNRYGGRADLVGQTISLSGSPYEVVGVLPQGFHFAPVGTTEFWTPVQISLDPNGRGEHGLLGIARLKDGVTLQQAAGDVSAIAARLEKQYPDSNGGRGATVIPLTEQIIGNLRPILLLLLSGALLLLLTACVNVSGLLLVRSEGRRHEMAVRGALGASRARLMQQFVIEGCVLVGIAGLLGVGLASGVVRVLRLLIPTNMLAEMPYLDGLGLNLHVFLFAGAVVLLAAVLSSMLPLLRLSLTDLRDGLMEGGRGGAKAVWRHLGSNLVVVELCVAMVLLVGAGLLGKSFYRLLHVDIGMQPERLATMRVRAPYASYGKNEQQVALARRVTDEVSRLPGVESVAVAHQIPVSNVAGGNTSFLVIGRPENSSANNEANSRNVSAEYFKTIQARLVKGRYFTEDEDATKPRVAIVNEEFVRRFFPGEEVLGRQMRYDMSTPVMEIVGIVGDLREGPLDGEATPAIYTPFNQEPDTTFYVMARTAQAPQGLLKPMEATVKRIDPNILQLTAETMEDRIGSSQSSYLHRSSAWLVGGFALTALLLGMVGLYGVIAYSVSQRTKEIGVRMALGAQRSSVYGLILHEAGKLMTAGIGAGLVCSIGAATLMRKLLFGTAPWDVMTLAGVAAGLAVAAMLASYLPARRAASIDPVEALRAE; translated from the coding sequence ATGTCGCTACTTCGACGTATTTCGAATCTCTGGCTGCGTTCGTGTGTGGACCGTGAAATCGACGAGGAGCTGCGGTCGCATATCGAGATGAGGACGGAAGACAACATTGCGAGCGGGATGCTACCGGAGCAAGCGCGTCGCGATGCGGTGCTGCGTTTCGGGAATCCAGTGGCGACGAAGGAGAGTGTCGTGGGTGCAGATGCGGCGTTGATGCTGGAAGGAATGTGGCGCGACCTGCGGTATGCGCTGCGGCAGTTGTGGAAGAATCCTGGGTTCTCGCTGACGGCGATTGTGGTGCTGGTGTTGGGGATTGCGGCGAGCGTGGCGATCTTTGCGTTCGTGGATGCGGTGCTGATCAAGCCGCTGCCGTATCAGAATCCGAAGCAGATCGTGGGGCTGTTTGAGAGCACGCCGCTGGGCCAGCGATTTCATCTCTCGTATTTGGATTATCTGGATTGGAAGCGGCAGAATCATGTTTTCAGCGCGATGGAGGCGTATGACATTCAGGCGATCTCGTTGCGAACGCCGGCAGGAACGGAGTTTGCTTTTGGCGCTACGGTGACGGCGGGATTCTTTCGCGCGCTGGGTGTGACTCCTGCGTTGGGTCGCGATTTTCGTGCGGGCGAGGATGTGGCCAACGGGCCGCGTGTGGTGATGCTGAGTTATGGAACGTGGCAAAACCGTTATGGCGGTCGAGCTGATCTGGTAGGACAGACGATTTCTCTGTCGGGTTCTCCGTATGAGGTTGTTGGCGTGTTGCCGCAGGGATTTCATTTTGCTCCTGTCGGTACGACGGAGTTCTGGACGCCTGTGCAGATATCGTTGGACCCGAATGGGCGAGGCGAGCATGGGCTGCTGGGGATTGCGCGGCTGAAAGATGGAGTGACGTTGCAGCAGGCTGCAGGCGATGTGAGCGCGATTGCGGCGCGGTTGGAGAAGCAGTATCCGGACTCGAATGGTGGGCGCGGCGCGACGGTGATTCCGTTGACGGAGCAGATCATCGGCAATCTTCGTCCGATTCTTTTGTTGCTGCTGAGTGGCGCGCTGTTGCTGCTGCTGACGGCGTGCGTGAACGTGTCGGGGCTGCTGCTGGTCCGGTCGGAGGGCCGCAGGCATGAGATGGCGGTGCGCGGTGCGCTGGGGGCTTCGCGTGCGCGGCTGATGCAGCAATTCGTGATTGAAGGATGTGTGCTGGTTGGGATTGCGGGCTTGCTTGGCGTTGGTTTGGCGAGCGGTGTGGTGCGCGTGTTGCGGCTGCTGATTCCCACGAACATGCTGGCGGAGATGCCGTACCTCGATGGCCTTGGGTTGAATCTGCATGTGTTTTTGTTTGCCGGTGCCGTGGTGCTTTTGGCTGCAGTGCTTTCGTCGATGCTGCCGTTGCTGCGTCTGTCTCTGACGGACCTGCGTGATGGCTTGATGGAGGGAGGACGTGGCGGAGCGAAAGCGGTGTGGCGTCATCTTGGCTCGAACCTTGTTGTGGTGGAGCTTTGTGTTGCGATGGTGTTGCTGGTGGGCGCGGGGTTGCTGGGCAAGAGCTTCTACAGGCTGCTGCACGTGGACATCGGGATGCAGCCTGAGAGGCTGGCGACGATGCGAGTGCGCGCTCCGTATGCAAGTTATGGGAAGAACGAGCAGCAGGTTGCGCTGGCACGTCGTGTAACAGACGAGGTGAGCCGTTTGCCGGGTGTGGAGTCGGTTGCGGTAGCGCATCAGATTCCCGTGTCTAACGTTGCGGGCGGGAATACATCGTTTCTTGTGATCGGCAGGCCGGAGAACAGCAGCGCCAATAATGAGGCGAACAGCCGCAATGTGAGCGCGGAATATTTCAAGACGATTCAGGCGCGGCTGGTGAAGGGACGCTACTTCACCGAGGACGAGGATGCCACGAAGCCGAGGGTCGCGATTGTGAATGAGGAGTTCGTGCGCCGATTCTTTCCCGGCGAGGAGGTGTTGGGTAGACAGATGCGATATGACATGTCGACGCCGGTGATGGAGATTGTCGGGATTGTCGGCGATCTGCGAGAGGGGCCGCTGGATGGCGAAGCGACGCCTGCGATCTATACACCATTCAACCAGGAGCCGGATACGACGTTCTATGTGATGGCGCGAACGGCGCAGGCTCCGCAGGGTTTGCTGAAGCCGATGGAAGCAACCGTGAAGCGTATCGATCCAAATATTCTGCAGCTCACGGCGGAGACGATGGAGGACCGGATCGGTAGCTCACAGTCGTCGTATCTGCATCGGTCGTCGGCGTGGCTGGTGGGCGGGTTTGCACTGACGGCGCTGCTGCTGGGAATGGTCGGACTGTATGGCGTGATTGCGTATTCGGTGAGCCAGCGGACGAAGGAGATTGGTGTGCGGATGGCGCTGGGAGCACAGCGCAGCTCGGTGTATGGGCTGATTCTGCATGAAGCAGGAAAGCTGATGACGGCGGGCATTGGTGCAGGGCTGGTGTGTTCGATTGGCGCGGCGACGCTGATGCGCAAGCTGCTGTTCGGCACGGCTCCGTGGGATGTGATGACGCTTGCGGGAGTCGCTGCAGGGTTGGCAGTTGCGGCGATGCTGGCGAGCTATCTGCCGGCGCGGAGGGCAGCTTCGATTGATCCGGTGGAGGCTTTGCGGGCGGAGTAA
- a CDS encoding DUF7674 family protein: MSLIRENIITRYPSLATNPIFQPTEGASDLRMMGELASHSVDLFETGDIHGVRLAFDLAEQLLTSPLPAGRDAATLGFLETVQNVASHRKCGMAAFEEFLGAKSRVVWAELMEVWRGKESLAQVVAAETGATLRPPWWQFWKSRKRRSPKDLLKDVENPELRRIIEQITRE; the protein is encoded by the coding sequence ATGTCGCTGATAAGGGAAAACATCATAACGAGGTATCCATCTCTTGCGACCAACCCAATCTTCCAGCCAACTGAAGGGGCATCGGACCTGCGCATGATGGGCGAACTCGCTTCCCACAGCGTCGATCTTTTTGAAACTGGCGACATTCACGGCGTTCGTCTCGCATTCGACTTAGCCGAGCAATTGCTTACTTCTCCTCTCCCAGCAGGGCGCGACGCAGCTACCCTTGGCTTTCTTGAAACGGTTCAGAACGTGGCATCCCATCGGAAATGCGGGATGGCCGCATTCGAGGAGTTTCTAGGAGCCAAGTCTAGAGTTGTGTGGGCTGAACTGATGGAAGTTTGGCGAGGAAAGGAAAGTCTTGCGCAGGTGGTCGCAGCGGAAACTGGCGCGACACTACGTCCCCCGTGGTGGCAGTTTTGGAAGAGTCGAAAGCGAAGGTCTCCAAAGGATTTGCTAAAGGATGTAGAGAATCCGGAGCTACGAAGAATCATTGAGCAGATCACTCGCGAGTAG
- a CDS encoding YqaE/Pmp3 family membrane protein, whose product MRLLIAFIFPWLTFFTIGRPFAGILCFILQITVLGWIPATIWAVYALSQYKTDQKIHHMQRTMRPR is encoded by the coding sequence ATGAGACTGCTCATCGCTTTCATCTTCCCCTGGCTGACCTTCTTCACCATCGGCCGCCCATTCGCCGGTATCCTCTGCTTCATCCTGCAGATCACGGTGCTCGGCTGGATTCCAGCCACCATCTGGGCCGTCTACGCACTCAGCCAGTACAAGACCGATCAGAAGATTCACCACATGCAGCGAACCATGCGCCCACGCTGA
- a CDS encoding Type 1 glutamine amidotransferase-like domain-containing protein, protein MDRRTFIVSASAATLPARLLRTSAAFESATFHFGSHSVHAATQQAEDGHTTGQNPRNAMIKLLLTSSGVSNKTIHNALVELLSKPISDCRALFIPTGMYAFPRDAAAAWQAFSGKAGGPLCDLGWKSLGVLELTSLPSLDRKDWVPMVEEADALLVWGGDPVYLSHWMRQSGLTSLLPSLRREVVYVGVSAGSMAASTTFAETYTSPPSGSRDVLTSETVVFSSPHGAIDRLLVTAHGAGMTNFALIPHLDNEKHPDASLANAQQWAAKLSVPVYAIDDQTAIKVIDGNVEIVSEGHWKLFDPVRRES, encoded by the coding sequence ATGGATCGAAGAACTTTTATCGTATCTGCCTCCGCAGCTACCTTGCCGGCCAGATTATTACGCACTTCGGCAGCTTTCGAGTCTGCAACATTTCACTTTGGCAGCCATTCTGTCCACGCGGCGACGCAGCAGGCAGAAGATGGGCACACAACAGGGCAGAACCCGCGGAATGCCATGATCAAACTTCTTCTCACATCCTCCGGCGTCAGCAACAAGACAATTCACAATGCTTTGGTCGAACTTCTGAGTAAACCGATTTCCGACTGCAGAGCACTCTTCATTCCCACCGGCATGTACGCCTTCCCGCGCGATGCCGCGGCGGCATGGCAGGCGTTCTCCGGAAAAGCAGGGGGGCCGTTGTGCGACTTGGGATGGAAGTCACTGGGGGTTCTGGAGCTCACTTCGCTGCCCAGTCTCGATCGGAAAGATTGGGTCCCGATGGTAGAGGAAGCGGATGCCCTGCTGGTTTGGGGCGGGGATCCTGTCTACCTGTCCCACTGGATGAGACAGTCCGGCTTGACCAGTCTCTTGCCCTCGCTCCGGAGAGAAGTAGTCTATGTCGGTGTGAGTGCCGGGAGCATGGCCGCATCGACTACGTTTGCAGAGACCTATACAAGTCCGCCCAGTGGCAGCCGTGACGTACTCACATCGGAAACCGTCGTGTTCTCTAGCCCGCACGGCGCAATAGACCGGCTGCTGGTCACGGCCCATGGAGCGGGAATGACTAACTTTGCATTGATCCCGCATCTTGACAACGAGAAGCACCCAGACGCCTCTCTCGCGAATGCCCAACAATGGGCTGCTAAGCTTTCTGTCCCGGTCTATGCGATCGACGATCAGACCGCTATCAAGGTGATCGACGGCAATGTCGAGATAGTCTCCGAGGGACACTGGAAACTATTTGATCCAGTGCGTAGAGAGTCCTGA
- a CDS encoding DUF2752 domain-containing protein — MTHATRSRIASFMRAAAPVAPVLAAALLLFFFPPEQYSFYPQCPSYRYLHLLCPGCGATRALAALLHGNANEALRLNAFFTLTLPIALFYLVKTYLRFVSRQPLRWPQPPPLAIYTTLAAAILFTVTRNL; from the coding sequence ATGACGCACGCGACACGCAGCCGCATCGCCTCCTTCATGCGAGCGGCTGCGCCTGTCGCCCCTGTCCTTGCGGCTGCGCTTCTTCTCTTCTTCTTTCCGCCTGAGCAGTACAGTTTCTATCCGCAGTGCCCCAGCTACCGCTACCTGCACCTCCTCTGCCCAGGCTGCGGAGCCACACGCGCATTAGCCGCACTTCTTCACGGCAATGCAAACGAGGCTCTCCGGCTCAACGCCTTCTTCACGCTGACGCTCCCGATCGCACTCTTCTATCTGGTGAAGACCTACCTGCGCTTCGTGAGCCGTCAGCCGCTTCGCTGGCCTCAGCCACCCCCACTGGCCATCTACACCACACTCGCCGCAGCGATTCTCTTCACCGTCACGCGCAATCTCTAG
- a CDS encoding PadR family transcriptional regulator: protein MAKNDLQGTLDLLVLKTLAQMGELHGYGIVLHIQRASDELLRVEEGSLYPALHRMEQSGWIASTWALTETNRRAKYYKLTAVGKKQLQEAEKSFEHLVKGVRAVLRHA, encoded by the coding sequence ATGGCGAAGAATGATTTGCAGGGGACGCTGGACCTGCTGGTGCTGAAGACGCTGGCGCAGATGGGCGAGCTGCATGGCTACGGGATTGTGCTGCACATTCAGCGTGCTTCCGATGAGTTGCTGCGCGTGGAAGAGGGATCGTTGTATCCGGCGCTGCACAGGATGGAGCAGAGCGGCTGGATCGCCTCGACGTGGGCGTTGACCGAGACGAACCGCAGAGCGAAGTATTACAAGCTGACCGCAGTGGGCAAAAAGCAGCTGCAGGAGGCGGAGAAGAGCTTCGAACATCTGGTGAAAGGCGTGCGCGCTGTTCTGCGCCACGCGTAA
- a CDS encoding rhamnogalacturonidase produces MHTPNTARRELLKLGSMGLAAAAATAAPFAYAATKPSATFPAGAIFDVRTYGAVGDGKTVDSPAINKAIEAAASVGGGTVYFPAGTWLSFSIRLKSHVNLHLSQGATILSADSPKPGETTGYNGGTYDAAEPNDPWTPYQDYGHNHWHNSLIWGEGINDVSITGPGLIWGKGLSRGTRSSAIAGAPGFLAEQAGVGNKAIALKNCRNVLFRDFSLLKGGHFGFLLTGVDNLTIDNITIDTDRDGMDIDCCRNVRVSNCYVNSPWDDGICPKSSYALGYARATENMTITNCYVSGIYELGTFLDGTFKKFAPDFKVPRNGRIKCGTESNGGFKNITISNCVVEGSRGIALESVDGALCEDIAISNITMRDVVSAPFFFRLGARLRGPKETTKTGTLRRVLVDNVSSFNTVSHISSIISGIPNYPIQDLKLSNIYIHHQGGGTAEHAKIVIPEGIDLYPDPQRFGTDTPSQGFFLRHINNLEMSHVEVQPATPDARPSFYLDGINRADFIAVTAPTSPAAFALNKVTDLRIAISRAAKDTQLATADNQSL; encoded by the coding sequence ATGCACACTCCTAACACCGCTCGTCGTGAACTGCTCAAACTAGGCAGCATGGGGCTTGCCGCCGCAGCCGCCACAGCCGCTCCCTTTGCCTACGCCGCCACCAAACCCTCCGCTACCTTTCCTGCCGGAGCCATCTTCGACGTCCGCACCTACGGCGCAGTCGGCGACGGTAAGACCGTCGACTCACCTGCCATCAACAAGGCCATTGAGGCAGCAGCCTCCGTCGGGGGAGGCACCGTCTATTTCCCCGCCGGAACCTGGCTCTCCTTCTCCATCCGCCTCAAGAGCCATGTCAACCTCCATCTCTCGCAGGGCGCAACCATCCTCTCCGCCGATTCTCCCAAACCCGGCGAGACCACCGGCTACAACGGCGGAACCTACGACGCCGCCGAACCCAACGATCCCTGGACCCCCTATCAGGACTACGGCCACAACCACTGGCACAACTCGCTGATCTGGGGAGAAGGCATCAACGATGTCTCCATCACCGGCCCGGGCCTCATCTGGGGCAAGGGGCTGAGTCGTGGAACCCGAAGCAGCGCCATTGCCGGTGCTCCGGGATTTCTTGCGGAACAGGCCGGTGTGGGCAATAAGGCCATCGCCCTCAAGAACTGCCGCAATGTCCTCTTCCGTGACTTCTCGCTCCTCAAGGGTGGACACTTCGGCTTCCTGCTCACCGGCGTCGACAACCTCACCATCGACAACATCACCATCGACACCGATCGCGACGGCATGGACATCGACTGCTGCCGCAACGTCCGCGTCTCCAACTGCTACGTCAACTCGCCTTGGGATGACGGCATCTGCCCCAAGTCCAGTTACGCTCTCGGCTACGCCCGTGCCACCGAGAATATGACGATCACCAACTGCTATGTCTCCGGAATCTACGAACTCGGCACCTTCCTCGACGGCACCTTCAAGAAGTTTGCCCCCGACTTCAAGGTTCCGCGCAATGGCCGTATTAAATGCGGAACCGAATCCAACGGCGGCTTCAAAAACATCACCATCTCCAACTGCGTCGTCGAAGGTTCCCGCGGCATCGCACTTGAAAGCGTGGATGGCGCGCTTTGCGAAGATATCGCCATCTCCAACATCACTATGCGCGATGTCGTCAGTGCACCTTTCTTCTTCCGCCTCGGAGCGCGTCTTCGTGGGCCAAAAGAAACCACCAAAACCGGAACCCTGCGCCGCGTTCTCGTCGACAACGTCTCGAGCTTCAACACCGTCTCGCACATCTCGTCCATCATCAGCGGGATCCCCAACTATCCCATTCAGGACCTCAAACTCTCCAACATCTACATCCACCATCAGGGCGGAGGCACCGCCGAGCACGCCAAGATCGTCATCCCCGAAGGCATCGACCTATACCCTGACCCCCAGAGGTTCGGCACCGACACCCCCTCACAAGGTTTCTTCCTCCGCCATATCAATAACCTTGAGATGAGCCACGTCGAAGTCCAGCCAGCCACTCCTGACGCGCGGCCCAGCTTCTACCTCGACGGGATCAATCGCGCCGACTTTATCGCAGTCACCGCACCCACCAGCCCGGCGGCCTTTGCCTTGAACAAGGTCACCGATCTGCGCATCGCCATCAGCCGCGCAGCAAAGGACACACAACTCGCAACTGCCGATAACCAGTCTCTCTAA
- a CDS encoding class I SAM-dependent methyltransferase: MDRRAHWESVYREKESTMVSWYRPHLETSLELIARFAGSKQAAILDIGGGASTLVDDLLAAGYDDVSVLDIADDALEVSRHRLGDGSARVHWVAADFLNAKLETERYDLCHDRAVFHFLTNDGEKSAYLEQVARILRPEGVLVLATFSPDGPEKCSGLEVSRYGEEALKMVTAERFVLVESRSVSHHTPTGAVQEMMYFVLRKTSSPAIG; encoded by the coding sequence GTGGATCGCCGAGCACATTGGGAGAGCGTTTATCGCGAGAAAGAGTCGACGATGGTGAGCTGGTACCGGCCGCATCTGGAGACATCGCTTGAGTTGATTGCGCGCTTTGCTGGTTCGAAGCAGGCGGCGATTCTGGATATCGGCGGTGGGGCATCGACGCTGGTGGATGATCTGCTGGCCGCCGGGTACGATGACGTCTCGGTTTTGGATATTGCGGACGATGCGCTGGAGGTTTCGCGGCATCGGCTGGGTGACGGTTCGGCCCGGGTGCATTGGGTGGCGGCGGACTTCCTCAATGCAAAACTGGAGACGGAGCGATACGATCTATGCCACGATCGCGCGGTCTTTCATTTTTTGACGAACGATGGTGAGAAGTCTGCGTACCTCGAACAGGTGGCGCGGATTCTGCGGCCGGAGGGTGTGCTGGTGCTGGCAACGTTTTCTCCTGACGGGCCGGAGAAGTGCAGTGGGCTGGAGGTTTCGCGGTACGGCGAAGAAGCTCTGAAGATGGTGACGGCAGAGAGGTTTGTGCTGGTGGAGTCGCGCAGCGTCAGCCATCACACGCCAACGGGTGCTGTACAGGAGATGATGTACTTTGTGTTGCGAAAGACATCATCTCCTGCAATTGGTTAG
- a CDS encoding response regulator, with translation MPITRPCFLVVDREFPGSISTRKLVIETAKFNVITAYSGQEALEVMRRFPAIDGVVMDGELDDIPAEYLTQELKKLEPKLPVVVICAPGYSDCPSADVQLESFQPQKLLEALRKLKPREADEIEKHDEDISTERPN, from the coding sequence TTGCCAATAACGAGGCCGTGCTTTCTGGTGGTAGACCGGGAGTTCCCGGGGAGTATCTCGACGCGAAAACTGGTGATCGAGACGGCGAAGTTCAACGTGATTACGGCGTACAGCGGGCAGGAGGCGCTGGAGGTGATGCGTCGGTTTCCAGCGATCGATGGCGTGGTGATGGATGGAGAGCTGGACGATATTCCGGCGGAGTATCTGACGCAGGAGCTGAAGAAGCTGGAGCCGAAGCTGCCGGTAGTGGTGATCTGCGCTCCGGGTTACAGCGATTGTCCGAGTGCCGACGTGCAGCTGGAGTCGTTTCAGCCGCAGAAGCTGCTGGAGGCCCTGCGAAAGTTGAAGCCACGTGAGGCCGATGAGATCGAGAAGCACGATGAGGACATCAGTACAGAGCGGCCAAACTAA
- a CDS encoding NADP-dependent oxidoreductase, with protein sequence MKAMRLAEAASSPTTLVEASIPAPQPGPGEVLVRVSAAGVIRTELNWYPTTHTKAGATRTGAVPAHEFSGTVAAVGEGVHDFTIGQPIFGMNDWFQQGALAEYCLALATSIAPAPLTLTPAEAATVPISALTAWQGLFYRGHLHPGDRVLIHGGAGGVGLFAVQIAHLHGAHVIATASPANFDFIRQLGADEVIDSRGARFEDFIHQPLDIVFDTIGGDMLLRSLPLIRPGRFAVTITSDHEASTDPRIHEAFFIVEPNQRQLMEIAALIDTHKLRTFVDAVVPFAEANLAYTGSPAKRLGHGKLVVAVAQP encoded by the coding sequence ATGAAAGCGATGCGTCTGGCAGAAGCTGCCTCGTCCCCCACCACCCTGGTCGAAGCCTCCATCCCCGCCCCGCAGCCCGGCCCCGGTGAAGTCCTGGTCCGCGTCTCCGCCGCCGGCGTCATCCGCACCGAGCTCAATTGGTACCCCACCACGCACACCAAAGCCGGAGCCACCCGCACTGGGGCCGTGCCCGCCCACGAATTCTCCGGTACCGTCGCCGCCGTAGGCGAAGGTGTCCACGACTTCACGATCGGTCAGCCCATCTTCGGCATGAACGACTGGTTCCAGCAAGGTGCGCTCGCCGAGTACTGCCTCGCACTCGCCACCTCCATCGCGCCCGCACCGCTCACGCTCACACCAGCCGAAGCCGCCACCGTTCCCATCAGCGCCCTCACCGCCTGGCAGGGCCTCTTCTATCGCGGACACCTCCACCCCGGCGACCGCGTCCTCATCCACGGCGGAGCCGGAGGCGTCGGCCTCTTCGCCGTTCAGATCGCGCATTTACACGGCGCGCACGTCATAGCCACCGCCTCACCCGCCAACTTCGACTTCATCCGTCAGCTCGGCGCCGACGAGGTCATCGACTCACGCGGCGCACGCTTCGAAGACTTCATCCACCAGCCGCTCGACATCGTCTTCGACACCATCGGCGGCGACATGCTCCTCCGCTCACTTCCTCTCATCCGCCCCGGACGCTTCGCCGTCACCATCACCTCCGACCACGAAGCCTCCACCGACCCGCGTATTCACGAAGCCTTCTTCATCGTCGAACCCAACCAGCGCCAGCTCATGGAGATCGCTGCCCTTATTGACACGCACAAGCTTCGCACCTTCGTCGATGCCGTCGTCCCCTTCGCCGAAGCCAACCTCGCCTACACCGGCTCACCCGCAAAACGCCTCGGCCACGGCAAACTCGTCGTCGCCGTTGCGCAGCCTTAG
- a CDS encoding MarC family protein — MGFSALLPVVNPLGSALVFLGVVGLQPKAVYKSLARQIAINMLLFFFATELVGSYVLSFFGISLPIVQFAGGAVVAAIGWGVLNQPDSDKEKESAGAQATGREDVVEKWSKKTFYPLMFPITAGPGCLVVMLTLGAHAMERDSLAETALAHAGLMLAVVLLSVLVYVCYAAAPQITAKIAPSTAQGIVRVVAFILLCIGVQIAWNGLEALLKPLLQHSK; from the coding sequence TTGGGATTCAGCGCGCTGCTGCCCGTGGTGAATCCGCTGGGCTCGGCGCTGGTGTTTCTGGGTGTGGTGGGATTGCAGCCGAAGGCGGTGTACAAGTCGCTGGCGCGGCAGATTGCGATCAACATGCTGCTGTTCTTTTTCGCGACCGAGCTGGTGGGGTCGTATGTGCTGTCGTTCTTCGGGATCTCGCTGCCGATTGTGCAGTTTGCTGGAGGTGCGGTGGTGGCGGCGATCGGCTGGGGTGTGCTGAATCAGCCGGATTCGGACAAGGAGAAGGAGAGCGCCGGAGCGCAGGCGACGGGGCGCGAGGATGTGGTGGAGAAATGGTCGAAGAAGACGTTTTATCCGCTGATGTTTCCGATCACGGCAGGGCCGGGATGCCTGGTGGTGATGCTGACGCTGGGCGCGCACGCGATGGAGCGTGACAGCCTGGCGGAGACAGCTCTGGCACATGCAGGGCTGATGCTGGCAGTCGTTCTGCTGAGTGTGCTGGTGTATGTGTGTTATGCGGCTGCGCCGCAGATCACGGCGAAGATCGCTCCGTCGACGGCGCAGGGAATTGTGCGGGTGGTTGCGTTTATTCTGCTGTGCATCGGTGTGCAGATTGCATGGAACGGGCTGGAGGCGTTGTTGAAGCCTCTGCTACAGCATTCGAAATAA
- a CDS encoding DUF4339 domain-containing protein, with protein MPYHVTREGQTYGPYTLEDLQRYVASGNVLLTDMAKSDDATEWIPVAQILNPGTIPPPVAATPAYGAPPPAVAYPVATSPYPDPPNLSWVLVLIIGICTCGLFFIIWDLVQVLWMRKVEPQTKAFPYFIGYAVCSFLNGGVSAGMSAAMASGHVPHTSPASALLSIAALVLVILYRFAMKNSLEQFYNTVEPVGLRLGPVMTFFFGGLYFQYHINRINQIKQATRYRGY; from the coding sequence ATGCCCTATCACGTCACACGCGAAGGCCAGACCTACGGCCCATATACCCTTGAAGACCTGCAACGCTACGTCGCCAGCGGCAACGTTCTGCTTACCGACATGGCCAAGTCCGACGACGCTACCGAATGGATCCCCGTTGCCCAGATCCTCAACCCCGGCACCATCCCGCCGCCTGTTGCAGCCACCCCGGCCTACGGAGCCCCGCCTCCTGCCGTTGCTTATCCTGTTGCAACCTCTCCCTATCCCGACCCGCCCAATCTCAGCTGGGTCCTCGTACTCATCATCGGCATCTGCACCTGTGGACTCTTCTTCATCATCTGGGACCTCGTCCAGGTGCTCTGGATGCGCAAAGTCGAGCCGCAGACCAAAGCCTTCCCCTACTTCATCGGCTACGCCGTATGCTCTTTCCTCAACGGAGGCGTCTCCGCCGGCATGAGCGCTGCGATGGCATCCGGGCACGTACCCCATACATCTCCAGCATCCGCGCTTCTGAGCATTGCTGCTCTCGTACTCGTCATCCTCTATCGCTTCGCCATGAAGAACTCGCTCGAGCAGTTCTACAACACCGTCGAGCCCGTCGGACTGCGTCTCGGCCCGGTCATGACCTTCTTCTTCGGCGGACTCTATTTCCAGTACCACATCAACCGCATCAATCAGATCAAACAGGCCACACGCTACCGCGGATACTGA
- a CDS encoding bactofilin family protein, whose amino-acid sequence MWKPNQPGSNSPSTPEPTRPTPPAPSYEAPRAAATGAGPVTTTGEQATIGKSLVVKGEVTGSESLYIDGKVEGAINLPGNRVTVGRNGQVAANIVAREVVVLGKVRGNCQASDRVDIRSEGSLTGDVIAARISIEDGAFFKGGIDIRKPGGTDLKGGSAQPAAEPEKVEA is encoded by the coding sequence ATGTGGAAACCGAATCAGCCGGGAAGCAACAGCCCCTCAACGCCTGAACCGACGCGGCCGACTCCTCCGGCGCCGAGCTACGAGGCTCCGCGTGCGGCGGCAACCGGCGCTGGACCCGTCACTACGACGGGTGAGCAGGCGACGATCGGCAAGTCGCTGGTAGTCAAGGGCGAAGTGACAGGATCAGAGTCGCTCTACATCGATGGCAAGGTTGAGGGTGCGATCAACCTGCCGGGCAATCGCGTGACGGTTGGCCGCAATGGTCAGGTCGCGGCAAACATCGTTGCCCGCGAGGTGGTCGTTCTGGGCAAGGTACGTGGCAACTGCCAGGCGAGTGACCGCGTGGACATTCGCAGTGAAGGCTCGCTGACGGGCGATGTGATCGCAGCGCGCATTTCGATTGAGGATGGCGCGTTCTTCAAGGGCGGCATCGACATTCGCAAGCCGGGCGGCACGGACCTGAAGGGTGGTTCGGCGCAGCCTGCAGCGGAGCCGGAGAAGGTCGAAGCGTAA